From the genome of Spirochaetales bacterium, one region includes:
- a CDS encoding NAD(P)-dependent oxidoreductase — protein sequence MNIFVTGGTGFIGSYVVKRLSDAGHSITILARNPDKVPALHTLAGVSIIPGLLTDFHIIEKHMHEKDACIHIALGWGDIATSMLKNDTFPSVFIFETAARAGVKHLIYTSSTAATGNNPHRGKGYRESEPVTYYGATKAASEQYLYAVSHMFPIRCNIIRPGYTFGNPVIPGAYIESDNRFRHIAAAVKKHHPLTLTKHDGTQFIWAGDLAKVYEAVLASNVNRECYFCLGSEYITWEAIAFEAITMTGSSTSVILEDKGYDEQPLLFDVESIKAHFGLSFSCRQKIREHLEFLIETV from the coding sequence ATGAATATATTTGTAACAGGGGGAACCGGATTTATCGGTTCATACGTGGTAAAACGGCTTTCCGACGCGGGTCATTCGATCACGATTCTTGCCCGTAATCCGGACAAGGTACCGGCGTTACACACGCTTGCCGGTGTGTCCATTATCCCCGGACTTTTAACGGATTTTCATATTATCGAGAAACATATGCATGAAAAGGACGCGTGCATCCATATTGCACTCGGCTGGGGGGATATCGCAACGAGCATGCTTAAAAACGATACGTTTCCTTCCGTCTTTATTTTCGAGACGGCCGCACGGGCTGGCGTGAAACACCTTATCTATACATCATCAACGGCGGCAACGGGTAATAATCCGCACCGTGGAAAGGGATATCGTGAAAGTGAACCGGTCACCTACTATGGTGCGACAAAAGCTGCATCCGAGCAGTATCTTTACGCGGTCTCCCATATGTTCCCGATACGCTGCAACATTATCCGTCCGGGATATACCTTCGGCAATCCCGTGATTCCGGGCGCATATATCGAATCCGACAACCGTTTCCGTCACATTGCCGCCGCCGTGAAAAAGCATCACCCCCTCACCCTGACAAAACATGACGGGACACAGTTTATCTGGGCGGGCGACCTCGCGAAAGTATATGAAGCCGTTCTGGCATCAAACGTGAACAGGGAATGCTATTTCTGCCTCGGAAGCGAATATATTACATGGGAAGCGATCGCTTTTGAAGCGATAACGATGACCGGTTCATCGACGAGCGTCATTCTGGAGGATAAAGGATACGATGAACAACCACTCCTTTTCGATGTCGAATCCATTAAAGCCCATTTCGGTCTGTCGTTTTCCTGCAGGCAAAAGATCAGGGAACATCTTGAGTTTCTCATTGAGACGGTTTGA
- a CDS encoding M20/M25/M40 family metallo-hydrolase, protein MAGNKKSENKVVSLLQELIRNRCVNDGSPDSGNEIKSARTLKRFFESNNIKTEILESRKGRASILARVPGTRPGSPSLMYMCHLDVVPADEDGWKFDPFGGISHGGYIWGRGTVDMLNIASCQAVAFADIIKEKKRLPGDLIFLAVADEEASGRYGARWLVENHWKKVKADYMITEAGGFFVKGKHGNGIVITTGEKGIAWTRLTAKGRSGHGSLPYMAENAALRISGAISLLANHAMRIGICDEYREMVRSMNLGGLAQALLTNPITLDTALRRLSSSSPGMARHLHAISRMTFSPNILRAGVKTNVIPDKGTCELDIRILPGQTVEDVTEEIKRTLGPDMDKFEMEVVDYFPSNVSEKDTPLFDATFEIVQAMYPGARPIPALFSGVTDARFWRVRGTIVYGFSLFDESMTMDEYTGVLHGRDERISINNLELTYRYFLKLPEVFYRLAEERG, encoded by the coding sequence GTCAATGACGGAAGCCCGGATTCGGGAAATGAGATCAAATCCGCCAGGACACTGAAACGTTTTTTTGAATCAAATAACATAAAAACGGAGATACTCGAATCGCGAAAAGGAAGGGCCAGCATTCTCGCACGGGTCCCCGGAACAAGACCGGGTTCTCCTTCTCTCATGTATATGTGTCATCTCGATGTTGTTCCGGCGGACGAGGACGGCTGGAAGTTCGATCCCTTCGGGGGAATAAGCCATGGCGGCTATATATGGGGGCGGGGGACGGTCGATATGCTCAATATCGCTTCCTGCCAGGCGGTTGCTTTTGCCGATATTATTAAGGAAAAAAAACGGCTTCCCGGTGATCTGATTTTTCTTGCCGTCGCGGACGAGGAGGCGTCGGGAAGATACGGGGCGCGGTGGCTGGTTGAAAATCACTGGAAAAAGGTGAAGGCGGATTACATGATTACGGAGGCCGGAGGGTTTTTCGTCAAAGGGAAACACGGAAATGGAATCGTGATTACCACCGGGGAGAAGGGAATCGCCTGGACCAGGCTCACGGCAAAAGGGAGATCAGGGCACGGAAGTCTTCCCTATATGGCGGAAAACGCGGCTTTAAGGATTTCAGGGGCGATTTCCCTGCTCGCCAATCACGCGATGCGGATAGGGATCTGTGACGAATACCGGGAAATGGTACGGAGTATGAATCTGGGAGGCCTCGCGCAGGCGCTTCTCACGAATCCGATTACCCTTGACACCGCTCTCCGCCGCCTTTCATCCTCATCACCGGGCATGGCGCGGCATCTTCACGCGATTTCACGGATGACATTCAGCCCCAATATTCTAAGGGCGGGCGTAAAAACGAATGTCATTCCGGATAAGGGGACATGCGAGCTGGACATCCGTATTCTTCCCGGCCAGACAGTGGAGGATGTGACGGAGGAAATAAAGCGGACGTTGGGCCCGGATATGGACAAGTTTGAGATGGAAGTCGTCGATTATTTCCCGTCCAATGTCTCGGAAAAAGACACGCCGCTTTTCGATGCGACCTTCGAGATTGTACAGGCCATGTACCCGGGTGCCAGGCCGATTCCCGCTTTATTCAGCGGGGTTACGGACGCGAGGTTCTGGAGGGTCAGGGGAACGATCGTTTACGGATTTTCTCTTTTTGATGAATCGATGACCATGGACGAATACACGGGAGTACTGCACGGCCGGGATGAAAGGATTTCAATCAACAACCTGGAACTTACCTATCGATATTTTCTCAAGCTGCCCGAGGTTTTTTACCGTCTTGCCGAAGAGCGGGGATAG